The Flavobacterium sp. 20NA77.7 genome includes the window ATTTTTTACAACAAGAAAAAAGCCATATTGAAAACGGTGATGAGTTATTTATTTTGTCTTTAGAACAGCCACATGAAACTATAATTGAACACCCAAGTTTGCCATTTTCTGTAAAAATTGCCGGAAAAGTAGATAGAATAGAATTAAGAAACAAAACCGTTAGAATTATTGACTACAAAACAGGAAAAGTTGCTGCCAATTCATTAAAAATTAACACTTTTGAAGGATTGACATTAGATTTAGCACATGATAAAATTATTCAATTATTGTGTTATGCTTTAATGTATTCAAACAATCCGTTAGTAGAAGGATGTTTATTAGAAGTTGGAATTATTTCTTTTAAAAATATGAAAGCTGGATTTATGCCTTTTGGTTTTGGCAAAGGAAGAGGCGTTGTTGCTGAAACTCAAATTTCAAATGAAATACTTGATAATTTTAAAGAAGAGTTAGTGTATTTGATTAATGAAATATTGAATAAAGAATTGTCTTTCAAAGAAAAATAAATTATAGTTCTTTTAAAAAACTGAGTACCAATTGTTCAACTTCTTTTTTGTTTTCAATATGACTCATATGTCCATCGTTTAATGTAATTAATTTAACAGCTGTATCTTTAATTTGTTCGATGTTTTCAGCATACGCAAGTACAGGGTCTTTTTTTCCAAGCACAAGCGTAATAGGGTAAGGGGCAAAATGCAAAATAACTTCTCTATCTTTTCTTGTTTTCATTCCTTCTTGAGCAGCAATTATTCCTTGTAAAGGAGTTTTTAGTGCTTCGTTTCTTACCCACTCAATTTCGTTAGTTAGCTTTTCTCTGTTTTCTTCACTAAACAAATTAGCAATTGACATTCTTACAGCCGCAACATAGTTTTGCTTAACAGCCTTAATAGCGCGCGTTCTATTTGCTATACGTTCATCGCTATCTGCTCTTGAGGTGGAATTTAGCAACAGCAACCCTTTCATCATTTCGGGGAATAGTTCTGCAAATGCTAAGGCTACATAGCCCCCCATAGAATGTCCAATGAATACTGATTTTCTAATTTTTAATTCGTGCAGTACAAAATGAACAGCATCGGCCATGTCTTCCATGGTATGCATATAACCTAGATTGTCGGTTTGTCCATGACCTAATAAATCGATACAAACTACACGATATTTTATTTCTAACACAGGCGCTAAGTAATTCCACATGGTGCTATTTTCTAGAAAGCCATGTAACAAGACCACTGCCGTTCCTTT containing:
- a CDS encoding alpha/beta fold hydrolase encodes the protein MKTTTFKNTKIAYTDKGKGTAVVLLHGFLENSTMWNYLAPVLEIKYRVVCIDLLGHGQTDNLGYMHTMEDMADAVHFVLHELKIRKSVFIGHSMGGYVALAFAELFPEMMKGLLLLNSTSRADSDERIANRTRAIKAVKQNYVAAVRMSIANLFSEENREKLTNEIEWVRNEALKTPLQGIIAAQEGMKTRKDREVILHFAPYPITLVLGKKDPVLAYAENIEQIKDTAVKLITLNDGHMSHIENKKEVEQLVLSFLKEL